DNA sequence from the Chitinivibrionales bacterium genome:
CAGCGGTATGTTTGTCTGGAAGTGTTCTATTATTCTGGAAGAATTTCAGAAATATATGCCCTCGGTATATGCTCTGTCGGAGATGGCCGCACGGAGTAATTTCTCACAAAAAGCAATCGACAGCTTTTATCACAATGTCGAAAATGAATCAATTGACTTTGGAATCATGGAGCATTCGAGGCGTGTTGCAATGGTTACACCCCGGTTCTCCTGGGACGATGTAGGTTCGTGGGAATCGGTGGCTCGTCATAACCGGTCATCTGCCGGGGGTTGCACGTTGGTAGGTGATTCTATCTATGAATCAGATATTTCAAATTCTATTATAGTCAATAAGTCGAGTATGAACCTGGCAGCTATTGGCCTCGACAATATTATTTTAGTCGCAGTCGGCGATGCCGTTCTGGCCATATCCCGTGACAAATTGCCCGACCTGAAAAAGCATCTCGGCAAGATGAAAAAGAACAGTTCGTTCTCCGAAACGCTGTTTTAACATTAAATCAGGTAAAGAAAAAGAGAGCGGAACTATGGAGCCCCCATCCGTGATGTTTGTAGCAGGCGATCCATCGGGTGACAACCATGCAGCCGCCGTCATTCATCAACTCAAAACATCAGATCCTTCACTCGAATGCTTTGGTATCGGCGGTCCGGCCATGCAGGCACAGGGTTTTACCGCATTAATGCCTTTCGAGCCCTTCAATAAAATGGGTTTTGCCGAAGTCGTTACCCATCTTCCCTTTTTTCTCAAAGCAAAAGATAAATTGATCAGAATCATGGAGCGGAAAAGGCCGTCTGTTCTTGTTTGTGTCGATTATCCCGGTTTCAATTTTCCGCTTATGAAAGCGGCTCATAAAAGAGGTGTTCCGGTCATCTATTATATCGTTCCACAGGTATGGGCATGGAAAAAGAAACGCGCAAAAATTCTCGGAACCACGGCATCCTTTATCGGCGTTGTTTTTCCTTTTGAAGAAAAAATCTTTACGCCCTATCCTTCACCGGTCCGTTTTGTAGGGCATCCCCTTGTTGAGTCGATCAATAATAAGAAAGAGAATAAACATACCTCGGATATTGATATCCTTTTTAAAAACAAGGATTTCCGTATCGCTTTGATTCCCGGAAGCCGGCCCCAGGAAATTGACCGGAATCTGGGCCCTATGATTGAAGCCTGCCGACACCTTCTCCGGCAATATCCTTCTTTAACAATATCTATTTCCCGCCACCCCCAGCTCCCAGAATCGCTCTTTGCTCCTCATATCGGCGAAGTTAAGGCCGAGTTGTTCACCGGCCCGCTTGATAAACTCCTGGAAAAATCCGATCTCGCATTTGTAACTTCAGGTACAGCAACGCTTCAAACAGCACTGCACGGCGTACCCATGGTAATCGCCTATAGAACATCCTTTATTACCTACCAGCTTATTAAACGGGCGGTCAGTATAAAGCATATCGGAATGCCGAATATCATCTGCGGGCGCACCGTAGTCCCCGAATGTATTCAGGAGCGTATGAAACCCGAAACGCTTGCCCGGGAAATGGAGCAATTCATAATGTCTCAATCCTGCTATATCGAAACAGCAAACACTCTGTCGGATATCAAAAACAAACTCGGCCGGAAAAAGCCTTCCCTAGAAATTGCCACCGAAATTAAAAAGTACATAACCAGCATACCACTTTAACTTAACGGAGCGCAATTTTGTCTAAAAAGAAAGCACCCCCTATGTCTTCCCCCCGCACCATTGTTTCCGTCTGTTCCAACTGTGCCGTATGCTGCACCGAACCGATTGTGCCGGTAACCGACAGTGATGTTCATCGAATTACCAAAAGGACGGGTCTTAGAGCAAATCAAATCGTTCGCTTCTACAGCTATAGCGATGCCGATTACGATCCGGAAGCCGGATTATGGATACGAATGCCCTATGGTAAACGACTGCTTGGTTTAAAAAAGAAAAATGAACGGTGCATCTTTCTTTCCCCTCAAAATCTCTGCACAATTTATGAATTCCGTCCCTTAACCTGCAGAACCTTTCCCTTTCAGGAAGCCGACAGTGAAAGCGGTCAGAAGCTGGAAATTAATAAAGCAGTCAAATGCCGTCTTAAAATTGCCGATGTAAAACTTCAGGAAGGTGTTATGTCGCAAATCGCCCGGGAAAACTCCGAAGATGAGCGCTACGAACGCAAAGTTCGAAAATGGAATCGAAGCGGAGG
Encoded proteins:
- the lpxB gene encoding lipid-A-disaccharide synthase, which translates into the protein MEPPSVMFVAGDPSGDNHAAAVIHQLKTSDPSLECFGIGGPAMQAQGFTALMPFEPFNKMGFAEVVTHLPFFLKAKDKLIRIMERKRPSVLVCVDYPGFNFPLMKAAHKRGVPVIYYIVPQVWAWKKKRAKILGTTASFIGVVFPFEEKIFTPYPSPVRFVGHPLVESINNKKENKHTSDIDILFKNKDFRIALIPGSRPQEIDRNLGPMIEACRHLLRQYPSLTISISRHPQLPESLFAPHIGEVKAELFTGPLDKLLEKSDLAFVTSGTATLQTALHGVPMVIAYRTSFITYQLIKRAVSIKHIGMPNIICGRTVVPECIQERMKPETLAREMEQFIMSQSCYIETANTLSDIKNKLGRKKPSLEIATEIKKYITSIPL